Proteins encoded in a region of the Orenia metallireducens genome:
- a CDS encoding metal ABC transporter substrate-binding protein: MKKSLLLVLMVVSLIVSGCSQGQQQVENQIVEQKLKVYTSFYPLYYIANQIGGEKIEAKLVIPNGAEVHSYEPSPRKLADLERSDIFFYNGLGLEPWADKVVTNLKNEGVKTVKVSDYIRLLKFEEHGHEVEHGHEVEHSHDEEHNYKHNHGEYDPHIWLNPINMIDIARVMKEEFIALDSDNKELYNQNFTNFTDKIESLDQDYNDILANKKQNYILVSHASFGYLAARYGLEQLAVSGVSPHQEPSPKDLAKLTKEAQEHGIKYIFMETLVNPKTAQVLAQEADLEVLTLNPIAGLTKEEQDKGEDYISIMKQNLSSLRKALVD; the protein is encoded by the coding sequence ATGAAAAAAAGTTTATTATTAGTTTTGATGGTTGTTTCTTTAATAGTATCTGGTTGTAGTCAAGGACAGCAGCAGGTTGAAAATCAAATTGTTGAGCAGAAGTTAAAGGTGTATACTAGTTTTTACCCTTTATATTATATAGCTAATCAGATTGGGGGAGAGAAGATAGAGGCTAAATTAGTGATTCCTAATGGTGCTGAGGTACATAGTTATGAACCTTCTCCTCGTAAATTGGCTGATTTAGAGAGATCTGATATCTTCTTCTATAATGGACTAGGGTTAGAACCTTGGGCTGATAAGGTGGTAACTAATTTAAAAAACGAAGGTGTTAAAACCGTTAAAGTTAGTGACTATATAAGGTTGTTAAAATTTGAAGAACATGGTCATGAAGTAGAACATGGTCATGAAGTAGAACATAGTCATGATGAAGAACATAATTATAAGCATAATCATGGTGAGTATGACCCTCATATTTGGTTAAATCCAATTAATATGATTGATATTGCTAGAGTAATGAAAGAAGAGTTTATTGCATTAGATTCTGATAATAAAGAGCTTTATAATCAAAATTTTACTAATTTTACTGATAAGATTGAGAGTCTTGATCAAGATTATAATGATATTTTAGCTAATAAAAAGCAGAATTATATCCTAGTATCTCATGCCTCCTTTGGATATTTGGCAGCTAGATATGGACTAGAACAGTTAGCTGTCTCTGGAGTTTCTCCTCATCAGGAACCTAGTCCAAAAGATTTGGCTAAATTAACGAAAGAGGCTCAAGAACATGGTATAAAGTATATCTTTATGGAGACCTTAGTCAATCCTAAAACAGCACAAGTGTTGGCACAAGAGGCTGACTTGGAGGTGCTAACTCTCAATCCAATTGCAGGCTTGACTAAAGAAGAGCAAGATAAGGGTGAGGATTATATTTCTATTATGAAGCAGAACTTATCTAGTTTAAGAAAGGCTTTGGTGGATTAA
- a CDS encoding DUF3793 family protein translates to MRIKMPSNYDICSKDYLKSLLSNIGATIMGVKPAELRNVILSNSNCGDCCYWQECKESLLEYQQLGVLEIGKMEKQNRIKVLFYHRSSLDRHLRNKHNLKFLREIGYPKNYNLDKYLEHLKERLESEEFPHEIGVFFGYPLKDVLGFMGYLNLDVSDWGEWRFYGNERVSQLQQKRFEQARDYVKERLDNVEDTKEFYEVI, encoded by the coding sequence GTGAGAATCAAAATGCCATCTAATTATGATATCTGTAGCAAAGATTATTTGAAGTCATTACTGAGTAATATTGGTGCTACTATTATGGGGGTTAAGCCTGCTGAATTGAGAAATGTTATTCTATCTAACTCTAACTGTGGAGATTGTTGCTATTGGCAGGAATGTAAAGAGTCTCTTTTAGAGTATCAGCAACTAGGAGTTTTGGAAATAGGAAAGATGGAGAAGCAAAATAGGATAAAGGTCTTGTTTTATCATCGTTCTTCTTTAGATAGACATCTTAGAAATAAACATAATCTAAAATTTTTGAGAGAGATTGGTTATCCAAAGAACTATAATTTAGATAAATATCTGGAACATTTGAAGGAAAGATTGGAGAGTGAAGAGTTTCCTCATGAAATCGGAGTCTTTTTTGGCTATCCCTTAAAGGATGTATTAGGATTTATGGGTTATTTGAATCTAGATGTAAGTGATTGGGGAGAATGGAGATTTTATGGAAATGAAAGGGTCTCACAATTACAGCAGAAGAGGTTTGAGCAAGCTAGAGATTATGTTAAAGAGCGATTGGATAATGTTGAAGATACTAAAGAATTTTATGAAGTCATTTAA
- a CDS encoding flavodoxin family protein: MEKAILIYDGSVAETKEMSDKVGEYLKVKYEVVKKDIAKLNIEEIEGFDLIIFGSASSNFKISQESFINLYNALAEGKVDLSKKKGATFCPLNKERHSFCETVDIFESELKEMGLSIGVEGFKSNGFSQQDDKAIKAWVEELLLLEGDRVGENQNAI, translated from the coding sequence ATGGAAAAGGCAATTCTTATCTATGATGGAAGTGTAGCAGAGACTAAAGAGATGTCTGATAAGGTAGGAGAATATTTAAAGGTCAAGTATGAAGTAGTAAAGAAGGATATAGCTAAGCTAAATATTGAAGAGATAGAAGGGTTTGATTTGATTATATTTGGTTCAGCAAGCTCTAACTTTAAGATTTCTCAAGAGTCCTTTATAAATTTATATAATGCCTTAGCTGAGGGTAAGGTTGATTTATCTAAGAAAAAGGGTGCTACTTTCTGCCCTTTAAATAAAGAACGCCACTCTTTTTGTGAAACGGTAGATATCTTTGAAAGTGAGTTAAAAGAGATGGGGTTAAGTATAGGTGTTGAAGGTTTTAAGTCAAATGGTTTCAGTCAACAAGATGATAAGGCGATTAAAGCTTGGGTAGAAGAGTTATTACTTTTAGAAGGAGACAGAGTAGGTGAGAATCAAAATGCCATCTAA
- a CDS encoding HD-GYP domain-containing protein, with product MESSSISKIDLHEFLESLIKGLESKDLYTSGHSERVAHLAEKIACKMELNPEEIFKIHIAGHLHDIGKKGIKGSVLNKKEN from the coding sequence ATGGAAAGCAGTTCGATTTCAAAGATTGATTTACATGAATTTCTGGAGAGTTTAATCAAAGGCTTGGAATCTAAGGATTTATATACATCAGGACACTCTGAAAGGGTAGCACATCTAGCAGAGAAGATAGCTTGTAAGATGGAATTAAACCCTGAAGAAATCTTTAAAATACACATCGCAGGTCACCTTCATGATATTGGTAAAAAGGGAATTAAAGGTTCTGTCTTGAACAAAAAAGAAAATTAA
- a CDS encoding HD-GYP domain-containing protein — protein MGYDILNKISNFKEIAKIVKHHHERYDGKEYPERLKGDEIPLESKIIGIVDAFDAMTSPRHYKNPVSILDTIKEINKNSGSQFDPEISQVINRIYHDNYEFLEEIVKSAYVNNELEAIIEQINKKQKGISLSVTILINYSFTVSLRAFPALNAGTIRAGICISSPV, from the coding sequence ATTGGCTATGATATCCTAAATAAGATTAGTAATTTCAAAGAGATTGCTAAGATAGTCAAACATCACCATGAGCGATATGATGGTAAGGAGTATCCAGAAAGGTTAAAAGGTGATGAGATACCTTTAGAATCAAAAATTATTGGAATTGTAGATGCCTTTGATGCCATGACCAGCCCTAGACACTATAAAAACCCAGTCAGTATCCTAGATACTATTAAAGAGATTAATAAGAACTCTGGTAGCCAGTTTGACCCTGAAATATCACAAGTAATTAACAGAATCTATCATGACAATTACGAATTTCTAGAAGAGATTGTCAAAAGTGCCTATGTAAATAATGAATTAGAAGCTATAATTGAACAGATAAATAAAAAACAGAAAGGGATATCCCTTTCTGTTACTATTTTAATCAATTATTCATTTACAGTATCTTTAAGAGCTTTCCCTGCTTTAAATGCAGGTACCATACGAGCTGGAATATGCATCTCTTCACCTGTTTGA
- a CDS encoding HU family DNA-binding protein: MANITKTDLVDQVAEKAGITKKDSKAALDGLLEVIAENLKAEAQKPEAERGKIQLIGFGSFEVRERSARTGRNPQTGEEMHIPARMVPAFKAGKALKDTVNE; this comes from the coding sequence ATGGCAAATATTACAAAAACAGATTTAGTGGATCAAGTAGCAGAAAAGGCAGGGATTACTAAAAAGGATTCTAAAGCAGCGTTAGATGGATTATTAGAAGTAATTGCTGAAAATTTAAAAGCTGAAGCTCAAAAACCTGAAGCAGAAAGAGGTAAAATTCAATTAATCGGTTTTGGGAGCTTTGAAGTACGTGAGAGAAGCGCTAGAACTGGACGTAATCCTCAAACAGGTGAAGAGATGCATATTCCAGCTCGTATGGTACCTGCATTTAAAGCAGGGAAAGCTCTTAAAGATACTGTAAATGAATAA
- the spoIVA gene encoding stage IV sporulation protein A yields MERFDIYQDIATRTNGDIYVGIVGPVRTGKSTFIKRFMDLLVLPNMSDEYDKERTRDELPQSGEGRTIMTTEPKFVPNRATEISLDENVNFKIRLVDCVGYRVDGALGYEEEDGPRMVTTPWFEEAIPFQKAAEIGTQKVIQDHSTIGLVITTDGTITDLSRESYTEAEERVIRELNELGKPFIIALNSANPGSVETQELAQKLEEKYNKRVLPISCRDLRGEDISNLLQEVLYEFPLKEINLDLPLWIDELEDTHWLSVDVNDSINDSIQDIYTLRDINNLVDRLGSSENAERVYISDMDLGSGTANLNFDLKDDLFYQVLEEMTDLEIKGEHNLFNLIRDLSVVKKEYDQISDALTKVKETGYGIVTPKIEDLLFDEPEMIKRGGHFGVKLRASAPSIHMIRADINTEVSPVVGTEKQCEELIELFATEFEENPDAIWQSDFLGRSLHDLVKDGINQKLYRMPINAQEKLQDTLQKIINEGSGGLICIIL; encoded by the coding sequence ATGGAAAGGTTTGATATTTATCAAGATATTGCTACTAGAACCAATGGCGATATTTATGTAGGGATAGTTGGTCCTGTTAGAACAGGAAAGTCTACCTTTATAAAGAGATTTATGGATTTGTTGGTCTTGCCTAATATGAGTGATGAGTATGATAAAGAGAGAACTAGAGACGAACTGCCTCAAAGTGGTGAAGGTAGAACGATTATGACTACAGAGCCAAAGTTTGTACCTAACCGTGCTACTGAAATTAGTTTAGATGAGAATGTTAATTTCAAAATCCGTTTGGTGGATTGTGTTGGATACCGTGTTGATGGTGCTTTAGGTTATGAAGAAGAGGATGGACCTAGAATGGTAACAACACCTTGGTTTGAAGAGGCAATCCCATTTCAAAAGGCTGCTGAAATTGGTACTCAAAAGGTAATTCAAGACCATTCAACTATTGGTTTGGTGATAACCACTGATGGTACAATCACTGACTTATCCAGAGAGAGCTACACAGAGGCTGAAGAGAGGGTTATTAGAGAGTTAAATGAACTAGGTAAGCCTTTTATTATAGCTCTTAACTCAGCCAATCCTGGAAGTGTTGAGACCCAAGAGTTAGCACAGAAGCTAGAAGAGAAGTATAATAAACGTGTTCTACCAATCAGTTGTCGTGATTTAAGAGGTGAAGATATAAGTAACTTATTACAAGAGGTCTTATATGAGTTCCCATTAAAAGAAATCAACCTTGATTTACCATTATGGATTGATGAGTTAGAGGATACTCATTGGTTAAGTGTAGATGTTAATGATTCTATTAATGACTCTATCCAAGATATATATACCTTGAGAGATATCAATAATTTAGTAGATAGATTGGGTAGTAGTGAGAATGCTGAGCGAGTCTATATCTCTGATATGGATTTGGGTAGTGGAACTGCTAATTTAAATTTCGATTTAAAAGATGATTTATTCTATCAAGTCTTAGAAGAGATGACCGATCTAGAAATTAAAGGGGAGCATAATCTATTTAATTTGATCAGAGATTTAAGTGTAGTTAAAAAGGAATATGATCAAATTTCTGATGCTCTAACAAAAGTTAAAGAGACTGGATATGGTATAGTTACTCCTAAGATAGAGGATTTGCTCTTTGATGAACCAGAGATGATTAAACGTGGAGGGCATTTTGGGGTTAAATTAAGGGCCAGTGCTCCATCTATTCATATGATTAGAGCAGACATTAATACAGAGGTATCACCAGTAGTAGGAACTGAAAAGCAATGTGAAGAGCTAATTGAACTTTTTGCTACTGAATTTGAAGAGAATCCAGATGCTATTTGGCAGAGCGATTTCTTAGGTCGTTCCCTCCATGATTTAGTTAAAGATGGAATAAATCAAAAATTATATAGAATGCCGATTAATGCTCAAGAAAAGTTACAAGATACTTTACAGAAGATAATAAATGAAGGAAGTGGAGGTTTAATTTGCATAATATTATAA
- a CDS encoding NAD(P)H-dependent glycerol-3-phosphate dehydrogenase, translating into MSDKIAVIGGGSWGTALAVVLNNNGYDVWLQDVSEDRVAEINQERKHSYLPGIELPKGIKATTNLEEAVTNSKAVVIVVPSHVVRIVVKNLKGLLNDDVIIVTASKGIEEETYLRMSEVIKDEIEEKFHDRIVALSGPSHAEEVVLSHPTTVVVANENKELAQQVQDIFMSDWFRVYTNPDIVGVELGGAVKNTIAIAAGISDGLDFGDNAIAALITRGITEIKRLGVAMGAESMTFAGLTGLGDLIVTCASKHSRNRRLGFKIGSGKSLDEALSEMQMVVEGVRTAKAVYTLAQELGVDMPIVEQVYRILFEDKDPKEVVGELMLRGATHEIEAVATEKQW; encoded by the coding sequence ATGAGTGATAAGATTGCAGTAATTGGAGGAGGTAGTTGGGGAACTGCTTTAGCAGTTGTTTTAAACAACAATGGTTATGATGTTTGGCTCCAGGATGTTTCAGAGGATAGAGTAGCTGAAATCAATCAGGAACGGAAGCATTCATACCTACCAGGAATTGAGCTTCCTAAAGGTATTAAAGCCACTACCAACCTAGAGGAAGCAGTTACTAATTCTAAAGCAGTAGTTATTGTTGTACCTTCTCATGTAGTTAGAATTGTAGTTAAGAACTTAAAGGGTCTATTAAATGATGATGTAATCATAGTTACTGCTTCTAAAGGGATAGAAGAAGAGACTTATTTAAGAATGTCAGAGGTTATCAAAGATGAGATAGAAGAGAAGTTCCATGATAGGATTGTGGCTTTAAGTGGTCCAAGCCATGCTGAAGAAGTAGTTTTAAGCCATCCAACCACTGTTGTAGTAGCAAATGAGAACAAAGAATTGGCTCAGCAGGTTCAGGATATCTTCATGTCTGATTGGTTTAGAGTCTATACAAATCCTGATATAGTTGGTGTTGAGCTTGGTGGGGCAGTTAAGAATACTATTGCTATCGCTGCTGGTATCTCCGATGGACTTGATTTTGGAGATAATGCTATAGCAGCTTTAATTACTCGTGGTATTACAGAGATTAAGCGTTTAGGAGTTGCTATGGGAGCAGAGTCTATGACCTTTGCTGGGTTAACTGGTTTGGGAGATTTGATTGTAACTTGTGCCAGTAAACACAGTAGAAATCGTAGATTAGGCTTTAAGATAGGTTCAGGTAAGAGCTTAGATGAAGCCTTATCAGAGATGCAGATGGTTGTAGAGGGGGTTAGAACTGCTAAGGCTGTCTATACCTTAGCTCAAGAGCTGGGAGTGGATATGCCGATTGTAGAACAGGTATATCGAATTCTATTTGAAGACAAGGACCCTAAGGAAGTTGTTGGAGAATTGATGCTTAGAGGTGCCACTCATGAGATTGAAGCAGTAGCAACAGAGAAGCAATGGTAG
- the plsY gene encoding glycerol-3-phosphate 1-O-acyltransferase PlsY, with amino-acid sequence MIKEVLVMFFAYLLGSIPFALLVVKLVKGVDIREYGSGNVGATNAFRVLGLGLGILVALLDIGKGFIAVSVARYFFADQPLLLLVAGLLSIAGHNWPIFLKFKGGKGVATSVGVLISLSPKTILVAFLVWLTVVLITQYVSLASIIAAIVIPILMYVFDQETIFIILAVLIAVFVIYRHQSNIKRLLAGTENKVSLNKRVNE; translated from the coding sequence ATGATTAAAGAAGTTTTAGTAATGTTTTTTGCCTATCTATTAGGCTCTATTCCCTTTGCTTTATTGGTAGTTAAATTAGTAAAAGGGGTAGATATTCGTGAGTATGGAAGTGGTAATGTAGGTGCTACCAACGCCTTTAGAGTATTAGGTTTAGGCTTAGGAATCTTAGTGGCTTTATTAGACATAGGTAAGGGGTTTATAGCTGTAAGTGTAGCTCGTTACTTCTTTGCAGACCAACCACTACTGCTGTTAGTAGCTGGACTGCTCTCTATTGCAGGACACAATTGGCCAATCTTCTTAAAATTTAAAGGTGGTAAAGGGGTAGCAACCTCTGTAGGAGTCTTGATCAGTCTATCACCTAAAACGATTTTAGTGGCTTTTCTAGTTTGGCTTACAGTAGTGCTTATTACCCAATATGTATCTTTAGCTTCAATAATAGCAGCTATAGTAATACCGATTTTGATGTACGTATTTGATCAAGAGACTATCTTTATAATTTTAGCAGTATTGATTGCAGTTTTTGTAATCTATAGGCACCAATCTAATATTAAGAGATTATTGGCTGGAACTGAAAATAAGGTTAGCTTAAACAAAAGAGTAAATGAATAA